Proteins from a genomic interval of Paenibacillus lentus:
- a CDS encoding helix-turn-helix domain-containing protein, which translates to MIKCNIRVLMAEHRIDDITELMERSGLSRNSINKLYKEINIETTKLETLFKLCDTFGCQLSDLIEYTPDN; encoded by the coding sequence TTGATAAAGTGTAATATTAGAGTCCTAATGGCAGAGCACCGGATCGATGATATAACAGAGTTGATGGAAAGATCAGGATTGAGCAGAAATTCGATTAACAAACTGTATAAAGAAATAAATATTGAGACGACAAAGTTAGAAACATTATTTAAGCTGTGCGATACATTTGGGTGCCAGCTATCTGATTTAATTGAATACACACCTGATA
- a CDS encoding ABC transporter substrate-binding protein: MKKIALGGLLLSLLMSLFLSACGKESPGTLTVYAGLYEDHAIKAMETFQKQTGVKVNYVRMSNGEILSRIRAERNSPKASIWFGGPADTFIQAKTEGLLEPYVSKNVEAIPQEYRDPEGYWTGIYVGSIAFVSNKTWLQEVGLQAPQSWDDLLKPEYRGMISMADPRSSGTAYTTLATLVQLFGEDKAFDYLRQLHQQNVIYTTSGSVPGRTVGMGEVGTAVMFSHDALKFYKEGFRNLIIGFPTEGTGYEIGAVGIIKGGPHQEEARQFVDWALTKQAQELGKQVGNYQQLTNRDAIAPEEAIPLEKLNVIPYNLDWAGQNRERLINRWTSEVLGVGKGKG; the protein is encoded by the coding sequence ATGAAAAAAATAGCCTTAGGCGGTTTGCTGCTCTCCCTGCTGATGTCATTATTTCTATCCGCCTGCGGCAAGGAGAGTCCGGGTACGCTGACCGTGTATGCCGGACTGTACGAAGACCATGCAATAAAGGCGATGGAGACCTTTCAGAAGCAAACGGGGGTCAAGGTGAATTACGTCAGAATGTCGAACGGAGAGATTTTGTCGAGAATTCGGGCAGAGCGCAATTCACCTAAGGCCAGCATCTGGTTTGGCGGGCCCGCAGACACGTTCATCCAGGCCAAGACCGAAGGTCTGCTGGAGCCGTATGTTTCTAAAAATGTCGAAGCCATCCCTCAAGAATATCGCGATCCAGAAGGGTATTGGACCGGTATTTACGTAGGCTCGATCGCCTTTGTCTCTAACAAGACGTGGCTGCAGGAGGTCGGGCTGCAGGCTCCGCAATCGTGGGATGATCTGCTGAAGCCGGAATACCGGGGCATGATCTCGATGGCTGATCCGCGTTCCTCGGGGACAGCTTATACCACATTGGCTACGCTGGTGCAGCTGTTTGGCGAAGACAAGGCTTTTGACTATTTGCGTCAGCTGCATCAGCAAAATGTCATCTACACCACCTCCGGCAGCGTTCCCGGACGCACCGTAGGCATGGGAGAAGTCGGAACCGCCGTCATGTTCTCCCATGATGCGCTGAAGTTCTACAAAGAAGGCTTCCGAAATCTCATCATCGGCTTCCCGACCGAAGGCACCGGCTACGAGATTGGCGCCGTTGGCATCATCAAGGGCGGCCCGCACCAGGAGGAAGCCCGCCAATTCGTCGATTGGGCGCTAACCAAGCAAGCCCAGGAGCTCGGCAAGCAGGTCGGCAACTACCAGCAGCTCACCAACCGCGACGCCATCGCGCCCGAGGAAGCCATCCCACTGGAGAAGCTGAACGTTATCCCCTACAACCTCGACTGGGCCGGCCAAAACCGCGAGCGGTTGATTAACAGATGGACGAGCGAGGTGCTGGGAGTGGGTAAGGGGAAGGGTTGA
- a CDS encoding transposase, producing MYILQESLFSFEELQKLEFKERLPIFFSALDLRPYAKELRSHSPRGAEGHCRQGILRTLLAAPLENMDTFSGLHRRLDMDLRFRYQCGLRLDRKAPSIATLSRVFTELTNKGLAKRLFEDLVTRCKQEGIIDGSHVAMDSAAIHAYEKKQPKRKSELTGNANWGAKFDSFGNKVKWFGYKLHLAVDTASELPLALSVTPAHVNDGDLAPALMEQVAADAKVKFFVFDAGYDQLKNYEAARKLKAQAIIPMNLRNEKEPPAGITSNGTPCCSMGFAMTYWGVDGDHLKFRCPHATGKVDCPLGMAACSSSNYGMVLKVDTKSDLRRYSSPHRNTKRWQELYKERTSVERCNSRMKTYLTADAMHVWGIEKVITHQYLNAIVLLASALAMAQKYRKVTA from the coding sequence ATGTATATTCTACAAGAAAGTCTATTTTCCTTTGAAGAACTTCAAAAACTTGAATTTAAAGAACGTTTGCCTATCTTCTTCAGCGCCCTGGACTTACGGCCATATGCTAAAGAATTGAGAAGTCATTCACCCCGAGGTGCCGAAGGGCACTGCCGACAAGGGATCCTTCGCACATTGCTTGCAGCGCCACTGGAGAACATGGATACATTTAGTGGCTTGCATCGTCGTCTGGATATGGATCTTCGTTTCCGTTACCAATGCGGACTCAGGCTTGATCGAAAAGCTCCATCAATCGCCACATTAAGCCGCGTTTTCACTGAGCTAACGAATAAGGGATTGGCAAAACGTCTGTTTGAGGATCTCGTCACACGCTGTAAGCAGGAAGGAATCATCGATGGAAGTCACGTGGCGATGGACAGCGCAGCGATCCATGCCTACGAGAAGAAACAGCCGAAGCGCAAAAGTGAGCTGACGGGGAATGCCAACTGGGGCGCGAAGTTTGACTCCTTTGGTAACAAGGTCAAGTGGTTCGGCTATAAGCTTCATCTTGCTGTCGACACCGCTAGCGAACTGCCCCTGGCCCTCTCGGTTACACCGGCTCATGTCAATGACGGTGATCTGGCACCCGCTCTTATGGAACAAGTGGCTGCCGATGCGAAAGTGAAGTTCTTTGTGTTTGATGCTGGGTATGACCAACTTAAAAACTATGAAGCGGCACGGAAGCTCAAAGCGCAAGCGATTATCCCGATGAATCTTCGCAATGAGAAGGAACCGCCTGCAGGTATAACATCTAACGGTACACCTTGCTGCTCCATGGGTTTTGCCATGACATACTGGGGAGTAGATGGCGATCACCTGAAATTCCGGTGTCCCCATGCGACCGGCAAGGTGGATTGTCCGCTGGGGATGGCAGCCTGTTCATCTTCCAACTATGGAATGGTGCTCAAGGTTGATACAAAAAGCGATTTGCGCCGTTATTCAAGTCCGCACCGGAACACGAAACGTTGGCAAGAACTTTACAAAGAAAGAACGAGTGTAGAACGCTGCAACTCCCGAATGAAAACCTATTTGACCGCAGACGCCATGCATGTTTGGGGCATAGAGAAAGTCATAACTCACCAATATTTAAATGCAATTGTATTGCTGGCTTCTGCCCTGGCAATGGCTCAGAAATACAGAAAAGTCACTGCTTAA
- a CDS encoding transposase, which translates to MERKRYDLNFKKKVVSKGHEIGNMTAVARQHDLDPKMVLRWARELKRKDLDELDGDALKHASFVPTASDYAALEKEHEKLKKLYAEQALEREILRDLLKKTNPHLRIK; encoded by the coding sequence ATGGAAAGAAAACGGTATGATCTGAACTTCAAGAAAAAGGTTGTATCCAAGGGGCATGAAATCGGCAATATGACGGCAGTAGCCAGGCAGCATGATCTTGATCCGAAGATGGTGCTGCGCTGGGCAAGAGAATTGAAACGCAAGGATCTTGACGAATTGGATGGCGATGCTTTGAAGCATGCTTCATTCGTTCCTACAGCCTCAGATTATGCAGCCTTGGAGAAGGAGCACGAGAAGCTTAAGAAGCTCTATGCAGAGCAGGCGCTAGAGAGGGAAATCCTCCGTGACCTGTTAAAAAAAACGAACCCACACTTGCGGATAAAATAG
- a CDS encoding ABC transporter ATP-binding protein: MAKSVTLKNISKAFMNDKGEKSYAVTGVNLEIGQGEFVTLLGPSGCGKTTTLRMIAGFEDITEGHIYFGDEAVDQIPPNKRDCTMVFQSYALFPHLNVFDNIAYGLKIKKMTKPEISSKVESVLDIMNLQDYRDRMPNQLSGGQQQRVALARALVMEPGVLLFDEPLSNLDAKLRLVMRDEIRRIQQQIGITAVYVTHDQSEAMSMSDKVIVMNKGMIEQVGTPMEIYQRPKTKFVADFIGTANFLEGTVKGTEDGRLLVETSSGVLRIRRDGYKAGDRVIVVIRPEAVSLAKGSQHQGVVKKSVFMGQTQEYEVLFDGQLFQITEHNPIQEKVYSVGTSVSLQFAEDALHVI; the protein is encoded by the coding sequence ATGGCTAAATCAGTCACACTTAAAAATATATCCAAAGCCTTCATGAATGATAAAGGGGAGAAATCTTATGCCGTGACCGGGGTCAACCTGGAGATCGGGCAGGGGGAGTTCGTCACTCTCCTCGGCCCGTCCGGCTGCGGCAAAACGACCACACTCCGTATGATCGCCGGATTCGAGGACATCACCGAGGGGCATATTTACTTCGGGGATGAAGCGGTGGACCAGATTCCGCCGAATAAAAGGGACTGCACGATGGTGTTCCAATCGTATGCCTTGTTCCCGCATCTGAACGTATTCGATAACATTGCTTATGGCCTTAAGATCAAAAAAATGACCAAGCCGGAAATTAGCTCGAAAGTTGAATCCGTCTTGGATATAATGAATCTACAGGATTATCGGGATCGGATGCCGAACCAGCTGTCGGGCGGTCAGCAGCAGCGGGTAGCGCTGGCCCGGGCGCTCGTCATGGAGCCGGGTGTGCTGCTGTTCGATGAGCCGCTGTCCAACCTTGATGCGAAGCTGCGTCTTGTGATGCGGGATGAAATCCGCCGCATTCAGCAGCAGATCGGCATCACCGCTGTGTACGTCACGCATGACCAGAGCGAAGCGATGAGCATGAGTGATAAGGTCATCGTCATGAATAAAGGAATGATTGAACAGGTCGGCACGCCGATGGAGATTTACCAGCGTCCGAAGACGAAGTTCGTCGCCGATTTTATCGGAACGGCTAACTTTTTGGAAGGCACGGTCAAAGGAACGGAGGACGGTCGGTTGCTCGTGGAGACATCTTCGGGTGTGCTGCGGATTCGCCGCGATGGATACAAAGCAGGTGACCGGGTGATCGTGGTGATCCGCCCCGAAGCGGTCTCTTTAGCCAAAGGCTCACAGCACCAGGGTGTCGTGAAGAAAAGCGTGTTTATGGGGCAAACGCAGGAATATGAAGTGTTGTTCGATGGTCAGCTGTTCCAGATTACCGAGCATAACCCGATCCAGGAGAAGGTCTACTCGGTCGGTACCTCTGTATCGCTGCAGTTTGCAGAGGACGCCCTTCATGTAATTTAA
- a CDS encoding ABC transporter permease, which yields MSAMFKRFKREPLLPILIVLVMLCLLVFIVYPLFQIAKSSFVGSTGEVGLQGYQRVLSGGGLFHALVNSLVLAILTATLSTVIAYVFAYTFAYVKVPFKKLFNGIAILPVISPPFVIALSAMLLLGKQGLITKNLLGLENANIYGLHGLVLVQTLSFFPIAFLTLSGLLRSISPSLEEASQNLGASRLKTFLSVTLPLSVPGIANAFLLVFVQSLADFGNPMTIGGNYSTVAREIYLQAVGSYNLQAGAALAMVLLTVTIIVYILQNFWVGKKSYVTVTGKPTGQRRMIESGAVKHGLFTFCMIMSIAVIAFYALVPIGSFIKLWGINNSLTLDHYKYVFSIGQKAIKDTLTLAIVATPIAGLLGMIIAFLIVRKRFFGKKALEVISMLSIAVPGTVIGIGYILAFNKAPLALTGTGIIIVAAFVIRSMPVGIRSGVAALQQIDPSIEEAATNLGASGSKVFTSVVLPLIKSAFFSGLVNSFVKSMTAMSAIIFLISAKYNLITASILAQVEAGRIGVASAYCTILILIMIVALILLNLLVKWMGGKEQSA from the coding sequence ATGAGCGCCATGTTCAAGAGATTCAAGCGCGAGCCGCTCCTGCCGATTCTCATCGTGTTGGTCATGCTCTGCTTACTCGTATTTATCGTCTATCCCTTATTCCAAATTGCAAAATCCAGCTTCGTCGGGTCTACCGGCGAAGTTGGCTTACAAGGATATCAGAGAGTATTGTCCGGGGGCGGGTTATTCCACGCCCTGGTCAACTCGCTGGTACTGGCTATCTTAACGGCCACCTTGTCTACAGTAATTGCATATGTTTTTGCCTACACCTTCGCTTATGTAAAGGTACCGTTCAAAAAACTGTTTAACGGCATTGCCATTCTGCCGGTTATTTCACCACCGTTTGTTATTGCCCTATCCGCCATGCTGCTTCTTGGGAAGCAGGGGCTGATCACCAAGAATTTGCTGGGACTTGAAAATGCGAATATTTACGGGCTGCACGGCCTGGTGCTTGTGCAGACGCTATCTTTTTTCCCGATTGCATTCCTGACGCTGTCCGGGCTGCTGCGTTCCATTAGCCCTTCCTTGGAAGAGGCCAGCCAGAATCTGGGGGCCAGCCGGCTGAAGACGTTCCTTAGCGTCACGCTGCCGCTGTCCGTACCGGGAATCGCCAATGCGTTCCTGCTCGTATTCGTGCAATCGCTGGCTGACTTCGGGAACCCGATGACGATCGGGGGGAACTATTCCACCGTTGCTAGAGAGATCTACTTGCAGGCGGTCGGAAGCTATAACCTGCAGGCCGGTGCCGCCTTGGCGATGGTTCTGCTGACGGTCACGATTATCGTCTATATTTTGCAAAACTTCTGGGTCGGCAAGAAAAGCTATGTTACTGTAACGGGCAAGCCTACCGGACAGCGGAGAATGATTGAGTCCGGGGCTGTTAAACATGGACTATTCACATTTTGTATGATCATGTCGATTGCTGTTATCGCGTTCTATGCGCTCGTACCGATCGGTTCGTTCATCAAGCTGTGGGGCATTAACAACAGCCTGACACTGGATCACTACAAATATGTATTCTCTATAGGACAGAAGGCGATCAAGGATACACTGACGCTGGCCATTGTCGCCACGCCGATCGCAGGATTGCTGGGGATGATCATCGCTTTCCTGATTGTCCGCAAACGGTTCTTTGGTAAAAAAGCTTTGGAAGTCATCAGTATGCTGTCGATTGCGGTGCCAGGTACGGTCATCGGGATCGGGTATATTCTCGCTTTCAACAAAGCGCCATTAGCGCTGACCGGCACAGGGATCATCATCGTTGCCGCGTTCGTCATACGCTCCATGCCGGTAGGCATTCGTTCCGGGGTCGCTGCTCTGCAGCAGATCGATCCAAGCATCGAGGAGGCGGCGACGAACCTAGGAGCGAGCGGCTCCAAAGTGTTCACTAGTGTTGTGCTGCCGCTGATCAAATCCGCCTTCTTCAGCGGTCTCGTAAACAGCTTTGTAAAAAGTATGACCGCGATGAGCGCAATTATTTTCCTCATCTCGGCCAAATATAATCTCATCACGGCGTCGATTCTGGCGCAGGTGGAAGCTGGTCGGATCGGTGTGGCCAGTGCGTACTGTACGATTCTGATTCTGATCATGATCGTGGCGCTCATTTTGTTAAACTTGCTTGTGAAATGGATGGGCGGCAAAGAGCAGTCAGCTTGA
- a CDS encoding IS3 family transposase, giving the protein MQGYSISLVLRILEVERSTYYAHVNRPNQQTERILRNGRSAPGYSYTQDNKRISDEQICEWIMELLADEYTSVYGYRKLTKMLRRQHHLVINKKKVYRLCKKMNVLRPQRKLKAKHPKRLANNKVITASNQLWETDIKYGWLEGEQRFFFLMSIIDVFDRAIVAYHHGLSCEAKDLVQITQEALMKRQLFDKANRPIIRSDNGPQFISHRFAEACEQFGIIHERIPPKTPNKNAHIESFHSILESECYQRHDFESYQQAYKIVSGFIYNYNRNRIHGSIYDMSPYEYMEAVRQGNVRPKEINV; this is encoded by the coding sequence ATGCAGGGCTATTCAATCAGCCTTGTGCTGCGCATTCTGGAAGTGGAGCGTTCCACATATTATGCACATGTGAATCGCCCGAATCAGCAAACTGAGCGAATCCTCAGGAACGGTCGCTCCGCGCCTGGTTACTCATATACGCAAGACAACAAGCGAATTAGCGATGAGCAAATCTGTGAGTGGATCATGGAGCTGTTGGCCGATGAGTACACGTCTGTCTACGGATACCGCAAGCTGACAAAGATGCTGAGGCGCCAGCACCACCTTGTGATTAACAAGAAGAAAGTCTATCGGCTGTGCAAGAAAATGAATGTGCTTCGCCCTCAGCGGAAGCTCAAGGCCAAGCATCCGAAACGACTCGCAAATAACAAAGTCATTACCGCTTCCAATCAACTGTGGGAAACGGATATTAAGTATGGTTGGCTCGAAGGTGAACAGCGCTTTTTCTTCCTGATGAGCATCATCGATGTGTTCGACCGAGCAATTGTTGCTTATCATCATGGCTTGTCCTGCGAGGCTAAGGATCTGGTTCAAATCACGCAGGAGGCACTAATGAAGCGCCAGCTCTTTGACAAGGCGAATCGACCAATTATTCGATCGGATAACGGTCCACAGTTCATTAGCCATCGGTTTGCGGAGGCTTGTGAACAGTTTGGAATTATCCACGAACGAATACCGCCTAAGACGCCGAATAAGAACGCCCACATCGAGTCTTTTCACTCGATCCTTGAATCGGAATGTTACCAGCGCCACGATTTTGAGAGCTACCAACAGGCATATAAGATCGTTAGCGGTTTTATCTACAATTACAATCGCAATCGCATCCATGGAAGCATATATGATATGTCGCCGTACGAATACATGGAAGCAGTCCGGCAAGGCAATGTAAGACCCAAGGAAATCAACGTGTAA